One segment of Xiphias gladius isolate SHS-SW01 ecotype Sanya breed wild chromosome 1, ASM1685928v1, whole genome shotgun sequence DNA contains the following:
- the cmtm3 gene encoding CKLF-like MARVEL transmembrane domain-containing protein 3, translating into MGDIEAPASNRPRQTVLLSVLPSKEFASSRKGMLLIAEVALSFVSFVCFAASTAAAFVTVPLLEFLAAFFLLFAYSTKFNERFKGFLWPLMDFMRCVTASIIFFIISIIAVSKYVDSSSKAAGVFGFIATIVFALDFYLIFNELANFLKRGGESSDDPSRQQDESSDSDSD; encoded by the exons ATGGGGGACATCGAGGCTCCCGCCTCGAATCGGCCGCGCCAGACTGTCCTGCTCTCCGTTCTTCCGAGCAAAGAGTTCGCCTCCTCAAGGAAAGGAATGCTGCTCATTGCAGAAGTG gCTCTTTCCTTTGTatcctttgtgtgttttgcgGCATCCACAGCAGCAGCCTTTGTGACAGTCCCGCTGCTGGAGTTCCTGGCTGCTTTCTTCTTGTTGTTCGCTTACTCCACCAAATTCAATGAGAGGTTTAAAGGCTTCCTCTGGCCTCTGATG GATTTCATGAGATGTGTGACTGCCTCCATTATCTTTTTCATCATCTCCATAATTGCAGTGTCCAAATATGTGGACAGCTCCTCTAAGGCTGCTGGG gtatttggGTTCATTGCCACCATTGTTTTCGCTTTAGATTTTTACCTCATTTTTAATGAGCTGGCTAATTTCCTAAAGCGAGGAGGGGAGTCCAGTGATGACCCATCAAGACAGCAAG atgAGTCTTCAGACTCTGATTCGGACTGA